CCGGTCGTTTTCGTGGGCCGGCCCGACATGAGCGGTCAGTAGTAGGCCGCCCGAAGCGCCGACCAGGTGGCGCTTGTGGCCCTGGATTTTTTTGTGGCCGTCAAAGCCCTTGTCCAGCACGCCCCGCTCGCTGCATTTGACCGATTGGGCATCCAGCACGGCCGCGCTCGGGCTCGCTTGCCGGGGCGGGGCGGCCCGCTGCCGGTGGCGGCGCACCAGGGCCTGGTTGAGCGCCGCCCAGCGCCCGTCGGCCTGCCAGCGCCGGAAATAGTAGTAGACCAGCGGGAAAGCCGGAACCTCGCGCGGCAACAGCCGCCATTGCCAGCCGCTCTTGGTCAAATGGAGCAACGCATTGACAATCAGGCGCAGCGAATGCTTGCGGCGGCGCGTGTCGGGCACAATTTCTTGAATAACTTGCCGCTGGAAACCAGTCAGGTCCGTTTCGTACATCTTTGGTCGGATGAGGAAAAGGAAGTAACCTGGCTGATTTCTTTTTGTCTACCAATTACTTGCAATCCTAAACAGGTTCTGAACTCATTGATAGCACGCTGCAACAAGTCTAATAGAAAATGAAACTGCCCGTGCATAATTCAATTGTGAATATGATTTTCTTTAATATACTTTATGAAGCTGTTTAGGAAGTAGGCGGGCGGCCAATTCTACGTAGTAGAAGGACGGAAAAAGCCAGCCAATGAAAGGCAAGCCACGTGTGCAAGCAAGTTTCGAAGCGGACCAACAGGGTCTTGAAACTATCAAGCCAGGCGTTCAGCTGCTCAATGACGAGGCGACGGCGGTAAAGTTCGGGGTCGAGTAGCGGGGTATCGTCATCGGTCTGCCAGTCGGTCGCGCGGCGATTACGCGGGATGTTCACCTGGATGTCATGGCGGGCGCATGCCAGGCGCAAGCTACTCACATCGAAGGCCTTATCAGCATTCAGAAACAACCCGTCCAGACCCAGGCCTGCCTCCTTAAGCAGGGCGCAGAGTTCGGCAAAGACCTCCGCCAACTGGAACGTGTCGTGGTGCTGCCCGGCCTGAGGCGTGGCCACGCCCAGCGGCTGGCCCTGGTTGTCAGCCACGAACAAGGCGTTGGTGGTGCGGGCCGCCTTGCGGCCCTGGTAGCCGACAGCCGTCCCGCCGTTCTTGGCGGGCGTATGGCTGCCGTCGAGTTGGATGCTGGAGAGGTCGAGCAGGCGACGATGCAGGCGCAGTAGCGTGAGCCACAGCTTTTTCCAGGCTCCCTGTTTGCTCCAGGTATGGAAGTGGCAGTACACGCCCTGCCAACTTAGGGGTTCGCCGCTGAATAAGGCGGCCACCGGTAGCCAGCGCCATTGGCAGCCAGTTTTGAGTTTGTAGAGAATGGCTCCCACCACCTCGGCCGGTGCAACCCGGCGGCGGCGGCCGGTAGCAGGAAAAGGTAGGTGGGGCAAGAGCCAGGTCACGATAATATCTTTGGGCAGGACTTCCATGGCAATGGGCAGGAGTGAGGTGGGTCGCACCCCAAATTTCTCCCCGCCGTGGGAGTTTTTTTGTTTACACCCTACTTCCTAAACAGCTTCTATAATTTAACTGATTGTAAGCAATGATTTCTTCGCACACCTATGACACTTCTCAATGCATGCGGATTAGTAAATAATAGGTAAATCATGTCGGCTATATATAAGATAAACATGTATGTATAATTGGGTAGTTTAAGCTGCCACGATATTTTTCATACTATTAATAAAAGTATTTATGTTGTTTTTATACAATTTTATGATAAATGATTTAATTTATAAATTTACGAATAGTCATAAATGCTATTGTACTATAATATCAATTACACCATTGATGGCAAATTTTTAGACTATTT
This genomic stretch from Hymenobacter sp. PAMC 26628 harbors:
- a CDS encoding IS5 family transposase, with the translated sequence MYETDLTGFQRQVIQEIVPDTRRRKHSLRLIVNALLHLTKSGWQWRLLPREVPAFPLVYYYFRRWQADGRWAALNQALVRRHRQRAAPPRQASPSAAVLDAQSVKCSERGVLDKGFDGHKKIQGHKRHLVGASGGLLLTAHVGPAHENDRVGGKEALKKLAQQGVKRLDLVLADAGYDGQPLAQWTREHGGWKRHPG
- a CDS encoding IS5 family transposase translates to MEVLPKDIIVTWLLPHLPFPATGRRRRVAPAEVVGAILYKLKTGCQWRWLPVAALFSGEPLSWQGVYCHFHTWSKQGAWKKLWLTLLRLHRRLLDLSSIQLDGSHTPAKNGGTAVGYQGRKAARTTNALFVADNQGQPLGVATPQAGQHHDTFQLAEVFAELCALLKEAGLGLDGLFLNADKAFDVSSLRLACARHDIQVNIPRNRRATDWQTDDDTPLLDPELYRRRLVIEQLNAWLDSFKTLLVRFETCLHTWLAFHWLAFSVLLLRRIGRPPTS